One part of the Anaeromyxobacter sp. Fw109-5 genome encodes these proteins:
- a CDS encoding OmpA family protein, translated as MHLRSNRVIALATLVTLIGCGTAGKRTAIGGGAGAALGAGIGALAGGKKGALIGAGVGALAGGSVGLYLDKQHKELEKVAETKRTENGILVNMKNDILFDTNSADLKGEAVTQLTQVGDILAKYADDRIRIEGHTDSSGSDSLNEALSRKRADSVRTVLVSRGVREEQITVVGNGETKPIADNATKEGRAKNRRVELHIDVPNPS; from the coding sequence ATGCACCTCCGGTCCAACCGGGTCATCGCGCTCGCGACCCTCGTCACCCTCATCGGCTGCGGCACCGCCGGAAAGCGCACCGCGATCGGCGGCGGCGCGGGCGCGGCGCTGGGCGCCGGAATCGGCGCGCTCGCGGGCGGCAAGAAGGGCGCCCTGATCGGCGCCGGCGTCGGCGCCCTCGCCGGCGGCTCCGTCGGGCTCTATCTCGACAAGCAGCACAAGGAGCTCGAGAAGGTCGCCGAGACGAAGCGCACCGAGAACGGGATCCTCGTCAACATGAAGAACGACATCCTGTTCGACACCAACAGCGCCGACCTCAAGGGCGAGGCCGTGACGCAGCTCACGCAAGTGGGCGACATCCTCGCGAAGTACGCGGACGACCGGATCCGGATCGAGGGCCACACCGACTCCTCCGGCTCCGACTCGCTGAACGAGGCGCTCTCCCGCAAGCGCGCCGACTCGGTGCGGACGGTGCTCGTCTCCCGCGGCGTGCGCGAGGAGCAGATCACCGTGGTCGGCAACGGCGAGACGAAGCCCATCGCCGACAACGCGACGAAGGAAGGGCGGGCCAAGAACCGCCGCGTCGAGCTGCACATCGACGTGCCGAACCCCAGTTAG
- a CDS encoding phosphatase PAP2 family protein, which translates to MRLLALLLALAAAPAGAAEGPLLGPQFRWSEMPVLQRVVRDVVAIPANAPRWSAGDWAQLALWSGAVGALMVPLDDPPDARLDRWMREELDPRLPTVWNDWMQPLLWGGLAVGSLGSWWWAASTGNDHVAQGCSLMGEALAVSQVYHLTLKLALGRDGPSDGDGTADIKGPANAIRVYPAGTPSGHAATLFSLTTAGLAYFRPPAWFQALGYGVTGGLVAFHVIDHRHFLSDSVWGAAMGFYVAQWVVKNRASPLPGDAGRAERAPGGGHVVVVPLAFPGGAGLALVGRG; encoded by the coding sequence ATGCGCCTCCTCGCCCTCCTCCTCGCCCTCGCCGCCGCGCCGGCCGGAGCGGCGGAGGGTCCCCTCCTCGGGCCGCAGTTCCGCTGGTCCGAGATGCCGGTGCTCCAGCGGGTGGTGCGCGACGTGGTCGCCATCCCCGCCAACGCGCCGCGGTGGAGCGCGGGAGACTGGGCGCAGCTCGCGCTCTGGTCGGGGGCGGTCGGCGCGCTGATGGTCCCGCTCGACGATCCGCCCGACGCGCGGCTCGATCGGTGGATGCGGGAGGAGCTCGACCCGCGCCTCCCGACCGTCTGGAACGACTGGATGCAGCCGCTCCTCTGGGGAGGGCTCGCGGTGGGCAGCCTCGGCTCCTGGTGGTGGGCCGCGTCCACCGGGAACGACCACGTCGCGCAGGGCTGCTCGCTCATGGGCGAGGCGCTCGCCGTGTCGCAGGTCTATCACCTCACGCTCAAGCTCGCCCTCGGCCGGGACGGCCCGAGCGACGGCGACGGGACCGCGGACATCAAGGGGCCGGCGAACGCGATCCGCGTCTACCCCGCCGGAACGCCCTCGGGGCACGCGGCGACGCTCTTCAGCCTCACCACCGCCGGCCTCGCGTACTTCCGCCCGCCGGCGTGGTTCCAGGCGCTGGGGTACGGCGTGACGGGCGGCCTCGTCGCGTTCCACGTCATCGACCACCGCCACTTCCTGTCGGACTCGGTGTGGGGCGCGGCGATGGGCTTCTACGTCGCGCAGTGGGTGGTCAAGAACCGCGCGTCGCCGCTGCCCGGCGACGCCGGCCGCGCCGAGCGCGCGCCCGGCGGCGGCCACGTCGTGGTCGTTCCGCTGGCGTTCCCGGGCGGCGCGGGGCTGGCGCTCGTCGGGCGCGGCTGA
- a CDS encoding bacteriohemerythrin, translated as MVETHAWNEKLDVGHEAMDHDHHLQIGLVSAFVDAVERGRPWMARRLADQLLAYSVAHFGSEELLMEGSAFPERDAHAGEHGAFLEQMRELQRSFSSGDEALATTSALELRGALAAHMNGADRRLAAHVSPLTRG; from the coding sequence ATGGTGGAGACGCACGCCTGGAACGAGAAGCTCGACGTCGGCCACGAGGCGATGGATCACGATCACCACCTGCAGATCGGGCTCGTGAGCGCCTTCGTGGACGCGGTCGAGCGCGGTCGCCCGTGGATGGCGCGCCGTCTCGCGGACCAGCTCCTCGCCTACAGCGTCGCGCACTTCGGCAGCGAGGAGCTGCTCATGGAGGGCAGCGCGTTCCCCGAGCGCGACGCGCACGCGGGCGAGCACGGCGCGTTCCTCGAGCAGATGCGCGAGCTGCAGCGCTCGTTCTCGAGCGGGGACGAGGCGCTCGCCACGACCTCCGCGCTGGAGCTGCGCGGCGCGCTCGCCGCGCACATGAACGGCGCCGATCGCCGGCTCGCGGCGCACGTCTCGCCCCTCACCCGCGGCTGA
- a CDS encoding protein-glutamate O-methyltransferase CheR, translated as MRTGADEDAAERGELEALLEAIHRRYGHDFRGYARSSVARRLREVLRAERAGSFSELQALVLRDPAAMERMLSTLCVHVTSMFRDPTFYLALRQKVLPALRRAPLIRVWHAGCASGEEAYSAAILLDEEGLLERSRIYATDLAPAALETARAGVYPADLVQEYTANYLRAGGQRSLSDHYVARYDSVILKERLRRRIVFSRHDLVTGDVFNDFHLVLCRNVLIYFEPPLQGRVHRLLLASLRGGGFLGLGRSEALPPDLRDRYEELDAREHLYRRREP; from the coding sequence GTGAGGACCGGCGCCGACGAGGACGCCGCCGAGCGGGGCGAGCTCGAGGCCCTCCTCGAGGCGATCCACCGGCGGTACGGGCACGACTTCCGGGGGTACGCGCGCTCCTCGGTCGCGCGGCGCCTGCGGGAGGTGCTCCGCGCCGAGCGCGCGGGCTCCTTCTCGGAGCTGCAGGCGCTCGTGCTGCGAGACCCGGCGGCGATGGAGCGGATGCTGTCGACGCTCTGCGTCCACGTCACCTCGATGTTCCGGGATCCCACCTTCTACCTGGCGCTCCGGCAGAAGGTGCTCCCGGCGCTCCGGCGCGCGCCGCTGATCCGCGTCTGGCACGCGGGCTGCGCGAGCGGCGAGGAGGCCTACTCGGCCGCCATCCTCCTGGACGAGGAGGGCCTGCTGGAGCGCTCGCGCATCTACGCCACGGACCTGGCGCCCGCCGCGCTCGAGACCGCGCGCGCCGGCGTGTACCCGGCCGACCTCGTCCAGGAGTACACCGCCAACTACCTGCGCGCGGGCGGCCAGCGGTCGCTGTCCGATCACTACGTGGCGCGCTACGACTCGGTCATCCTGAAGGAGCGGCTGCGCAGGAGGATCGTCTTCTCGCGGCACGACCTCGTCACCGGCGACGTCTTCAACGACTTCCACCTCGTGCTGTGCCGCAACGTGCTCATCTACTTCGAGCCGCCGTTGCAGGGGCGCGTCCACCGGCTGCTGCTCGCGAGCCTGCGCGGCGGCGGCTTCCTCGGGCTCGGCCGCAGCGAGGCCCTGCCGCCGGACCTCCGCGATCGCTACGAGGAGCTCGACGCGCGCGAGCACCTGTACCGGCGGCGGGAGCCGTGA
- a CDS encoding COX15/CtaA family protein translates to MRAFTRFAWAVLGYNLLVVAWGAFVRATGSGAGCGKHWPMCNGAVVPRAPAVETVIEFTHRATSGIALLLVVALVAWAVRAFPGGHPARKAAWASLGLMILEALVGAGLVLFGWVAKDTSFARGWVMGVHLTNTFLLLGALTLTADWSARPGGMRFGERGVVAGALWLAFVTVILAGVTGAIAALGDTLFPTTSFAEGLRQELSTEAHVLLRLRILHPFAAVAAAAVLLLVARMALRHRPDPRVRRAALSLLLLVAIELLAGAVNVLLLAPVWLQLVHLLLADLVFVSLVLLAAASLAPGEVEVPAGTPGPLPASLQS, encoded by the coding sequence ATGCGCGCGTTCACCCGCTTCGCCTGGGCGGTGCTCGGCTACAACCTGCTCGTCGTCGCGTGGGGCGCCTTCGTCCGCGCCACCGGCTCGGGCGCGGGCTGCGGCAAGCACTGGCCGATGTGCAACGGGGCGGTGGTGCCCCGGGCGCCGGCGGTCGAGACCGTCATCGAATTCACGCATCGTGCCACGAGCGGCATCGCCCTCCTGCTCGTCGTGGCGCTGGTGGCGTGGGCCGTCCGCGCGTTCCCGGGCGGTCATCCGGCGCGGAAGGCGGCGTGGGCGTCGCTCGGGCTCATGATCCTCGAGGCGCTGGTGGGCGCCGGGCTCGTCCTCTTCGGCTGGGTGGCGAAGGACACCTCGTTCGCCCGCGGCTGGGTGATGGGCGTCCACCTCACGAACACCTTCCTCCTCCTCGGCGCCCTCACCCTCACCGCCGACTGGAGCGCGCGGCCAGGCGGCATGCGCTTCGGCGAGCGCGGCGTCGTCGCCGGCGCGCTCTGGCTCGCCTTCGTGACGGTGATCCTCGCCGGCGTCACCGGCGCGATCGCCGCGCTGGGCGACACGCTCTTCCCGACGACGAGCTTCGCCGAGGGGCTGCGCCAGGAGCTCTCGACCGAGGCGCACGTGCTCCTCCGCCTCCGCATCCTGCACCCGTTCGCCGCCGTCGCGGCGGCCGCGGTGCTGCTGCTCGTGGCGCGCATGGCGCTGCGACATCGGCCCGATCCGCGCGTGCGCCGCGCCGCCCTGTCCCTCCTGCTGCTCGTCGCGATCGAGCTCCTGGCGGGCGCGGTCAACGTGCTGCTGCTCGCGCCGGTGTGGCTGCAGCTCGTCCACCTGCTGCTGGCGGATCTGGTCTTCGTGTCGCTCGTGCTCCTCGCGGCGGCGAGCCTCGCCCCCGGTGAGGTGGAGGTCCCGGCGGGGACGCCCGGCCCCCTGCCGGCCAGCCTTCAGAGCTAG
- a CDS encoding DUF5996 family protein: protein MRDHIAWPELPLARWRGTCETLHMWTQVIGKVRLASTPLVNHWWNVPLYPTARGLTTSLMFHGPTGFEIALDLLDHQLEVTTSDGTFGAMPLVPQTVAQFHARLMGMLRDLAIDVPIRTTPVEIPNPIPFEKDDVHASYDAEWAQRFWRVLLASSRVLGEFRARFIGKASPVHFFWGSFDLAVTLFSGRRAPERPGADGITREAYSHEVVSFGFWPGGGVMDDAAFYAYAAPEPAAFADAPVRPAEAHYHRALREFILPYAAVRADAEPERRLMEFLETTYEAATELGGWDRAALERGEPAAVEAAPRGERPEAPPLH from the coding sequence ATGCGCGATCACATCGCCTGGCCGGAGCTGCCGCTGGCGCGCTGGCGTGGCACCTGCGAGACGCTGCACATGTGGACGCAGGTCATCGGCAAGGTGCGCCTCGCCTCGACGCCGCTCGTGAACCACTGGTGGAACGTGCCGCTCTACCCGACGGCGCGCGGGCTCACCACCTCGCTCATGTTCCACGGGCCCACGGGCTTCGAGATCGCGCTCGACCTCCTCGACCACCAGCTCGAGGTCACCACCAGCGACGGGACGTTCGGGGCGATGCCGCTCGTCCCGCAGACGGTCGCGCAGTTCCACGCGCGTCTCATGGGGATGCTGCGCGACCTCGCGATCGACGTGCCCATCCGCACGACGCCGGTGGAGATCCCGAACCCGATCCCGTTCGAGAAGGACGACGTGCACGCCTCCTACGACGCGGAGTGGGCGCAGCGCTTCTGGCGGGTGCTGCTCGCCTCGAGCCGGGTGCTCGGGGAGTTCCGGGCTCGCTTCATCGGCAAGGCGAGCCCGGTCCACTTCTTCTGGGGCAGCTTCGATCTCGCGGTCACGCTCTTCTCCGGGCGCCGCGCGCCGGAGCGGCCGGGGGCGGACGGCATCACGCGCGAGGCCTACTCGCACGAGGTGGTGTCCTTCGGCTTCTGGCCGGGCGGAGGCGTGATGGACGACGCCGCCTTCTACGCGTACGCCGCGCCGGAGCCGGCCGCGTTCGCCGACGCCCCGGTGCGCCCCGCGGAAGCCCACTACCATCGGGCGCTGCGCGAGTTCATCCTGCCCTACGCCGCCGTCCGCGCCGACGCGGAGCCGGAGCGGCGCCTCATGGAGTTCCTCGAGACGACCTACGAGGCGGCGACCGAGCTCGGCGGCTGGGATCGCGCCGCGCTCGAGCGCGGTGAGCCGGCCGCCGTCGAGGCGGCGCCGCGAGGGGAGCGGCCGGAAGCGCCGCCCCTGCATTGA
- a CDS encoding HAMP domain-containing protein, with translation MPAKPTTALDAGQLLAVLDAVRKGDFAARMPVDRTGVAGKVCDALNEIVELNAGLAAELARLNRVVGKEGKTSHRGRLAGAKGSWAECVDSVNGLIADLVQPSVEVTRVIGAVARGDLGQAMALEIDGRPLQGEFLRTAGIVNTMVAQLSSFASEVTRVAREVGTEGKLGGQAVVKGVSGTWKDLTDNVNSMASNLTAQVRAIAEVTTAVANGDLSRKITVDVRGEILELKNTINVMVDQLSSFASEVTRVAREVGTEGKLGGQAVVKGVSGTWKDLTDNVNSMASNLTAQVRSIAEVTTAVANGDLSKKITVDVKGEILELKNTINVMVDQLSSFASEVTRVAREVGTEGKLGGQAVVKGVSGTWKDLTDNVNSMASNLTAQVRAIAEVTTAVATGDLSKKITVDVKGEILELKNTINTMVDQLSSFASEVTRVAREVGTEGKLGGQAVVKGVAGTWKDLTDNVNSMASNLTVQLRDVSKVATAIANGDLGQKITVAVQGEILQIKDVINKMVDQLSSFASEVTRVAREVGTEGKLGGQADVRGVAGTWKDLTDSVNSMASGLTAQVRDIAKVATAVANGDLSQKIAVDVRGEILELKNTINGMVDNLRTFSTEVTRVAREVGTEGKLGGQAVVKGVAGTWKDLTDNVNSMASNLTTQVRAIAEVTTAVANGDLSRKIAVDVRGEILELKNTINVMVDQLSSFASEVTRVAREVGTEGKLGGQADVKGVSGTWKDLTDNVNSMASNLTSQVRNIAAVTTAVATGDLTKKITVDVRGEMLELKNTINVMVDQLSSFASEVTRVAREVGTEGKLGGQADVKGVSGTWKDLTDNVNWMASNLTAQVRGIATVVTAVAAGDLGRKLALEAKGEIAALADTINGMIDTLATFADQVTNVAREVGTEGKLGGQARVPGAAGVWRDLTDNVNSLAANLTTQVRAIAEVATAVTKGDLTRSIAVGAQGEVAALKDNINQMISNLRATTQKNTEQDWLKTNLARFTRMLQGQRDLEAVGKLILKELAPLVEAQMGVFYLLEEQGGERVLQLLSSFAFRERKGLSNRFKPGEGLVGQCVLEKDRILVTDLPEDYTPISSGLGEGKPRSVVVLPILFEGEVKAVIELASFHRFGEIHLAFLDQLTESIGIVLNTIAASMRTEELLKQSQSLAEELRAQQAELTDSNRRLEQQANSLQASEDRLRNQQEELQRTNEELEERSRLLEVQNVEVERKNREIEQAKAALEERAQQLAVASKYKSEFLANMSHELRTPLNSMLVLSKLLSDNADGNLSPKQVDFAQTIHSAGADLLALINDILDLSKIESGAMQVDVSECLLAGLQDYIERAFRQLASQKGLRFAVEVDRRTPGAIWTDERRLQQIVRNLLSNAFKFTEHGEVVVRIAPARGGWSRDAEGLNAAGSVLALSVRDTGIGIAPEKQRIIFEAFQQADGTTSRKYGGTGLGLSISRELAKLLGGELAVESSPGKGSTFTLYLPEARLAVPAAPPNVAVAVPRAASRDGLPPAVPAGAEATSGLQPPASPGLAASVEPLAAKGILVVVPDARLAATVEAVARDRGFAVWQADASDAVRTARERRPDGIVIEVGAAAGPEWSVLERLKEDHDTREIPLHVLAAPAPAAEEMAAAGDGASAPPPARAAGEHAADEVALFLHRVDAELPERKRALVRAATADTSLVSKKILIVDDDVRNVFAITALLEQHGASVVYAENGRRGLEVLKANPGVDLVLMDVMMPELDGYETMRAIRHLPEFERLPIIALTAKAMKGDREKCVESGASDYVTKPVKAEQILSLLRVWLYRRPEPRGEARV, from the coding sequence ATGCCCGCCAAGCCGACCACGGCGCTCGACGCCGGCCAGCTCCTCGCCGTCCTGGACGCCGTCCGCAAGGGCGACTTCGCCGCGCGCATGCCGGTCGACCGCACCGGCGTCGCGGGCAAGGTCTGCGACGCCCTCAACGAGATCGTCGAGCTCAACGCCGGGCTCGCCGCCGAGCTCGCGCGGCTGAACCGCGTGGTCGGCAAGGAGGGGAAGACCTCGCACCGCGGCCGCCTGGCGGGGGCGAAGGGCTCGTGGGCCGAGTGCGTGGACTCGGTGAACGGCCTCATCGCCGACCTCGTCCAGCCCAGCGTCGAGGTGACGCGCGTCATCGGCGCGGTCGCGCGCGGCGATCTCGGTCAGGCGATGGCGCTCGAGATCGACGGGCGGCCGCTCCAGGGAGAGTTCCTCCGCACCGCCGGCATCGTGAACACCATGGTGGCCCAGCTCTCCTCGTTCGCGAGCGAGGTGACGCGGGTCGCGCGCGAGGTGGGCACGGAGGGGAAGCTCGGCGGGCAGGCGGTGGTGAAGGGCGTGTCGGGCACCTGGAAGGACCTCACCGACAACGTGAACTCGATGGCGTCGAACCTCACCGCGCAGGTGCGCGCCATCGCCGAGGTGACGACCGCGGTCGCGAACGGCGACCTCTCCCGCAAGATCACCGTCGACGTGCGCGGCGAGATCCTCGAGCTGAAGAACACCATCAACGTGATGGTCGATCAGCTCTCCTCGTTCGCGAGCGAGGTGACGCGGGTCGCGCGCGAGGTGGGCACGGAGGGGAAGCTCGGCGGGCAGGCGGTGGTGAAGGGCGTGTCGGGCACCTGGAAGGACCTCACCGACAACGTGAACTCGATGGCGTCGAACCTCACCGCCCAGGTGCGCAGCATCGCGGAGGTCACGACGGCCGTCGCGAACGGCGACCTGTCGAAGAAGATCACGGTGGACGTGAAGGGGGAGATCCTCGAGCTGAAGAACACCATCAACGTGATGGTCGATCAGCTCTCCTCGTTCGCGAGCGAGGTGACGCGGGTCGCGCGCGAGGTGGGCACGGAGGGGAAGCTCGGCGGGCAGGCGGTGGTGAAGGGCGTGTCGGGCACCTGGAAGGACCTCACCGACAACGTGAACTCGATGGCGTCGAACCTCACCGCGCAGGTGCGCGCCATCGCCGAGGTGACGACCGCGGTCGCCACGGGCGACCTGTCGAAGAAGATCACGGTGGACGTGAAGGGGGAGATCCTCGAGCTCAAGAACACCATCAACACGATGGTGGATCAGCTCTCCTCCTTCGCGAGCGAGGTGACGCGGGTCGCGCGCGAGGTGGGCACGGAGGGGAAGCTCGGCGGCCAGGCGGTGGTGAAGGGGGTCGCCGGCACCTGGAAGGACCTCACCGACAACGTGAACTCGATGGCGTCGAACCTCACCGTCCAGCTGCGGGACGTGTCGAAGGTGGCGACCGCCATCGCGAACGGCGACCTCGGCCAGAAGATCACCGTCGCCGTGCAGGGCGAGATCCTCCAGATCAAGGACGTCATCAACAAGATGGTGGACCAGCTCTCCTCGTTCGCGAGCGAGGTGACGCGGGTCGCGCGCGAGGTGGGCACGGAGGGGAAGCTCGGGGGCCAGGCCGACGTGCGGGGCGTGGCCGGCACCTGGAAGGACCTCACCGACAGCGTCAACTCGATGGCGTCGGGCCTCACCGCGCAGGTGCGGGACATCGCCAAGGTCGCGACGGCCGTCGCGAACGGCGACCTGTCCCAGAAGATCGCGGTGGACGTCCGCGGGGAGATCCTCGAGCTGAAGAACACCATCAACGGCATGGTGGACAACCTGCGCACCTTCTCGACGGAGGTGACGCGGGTGGCGCGCGAGGTGGGCACGGAGGGGAAGCTCGGCGGCCAGGCGGTCGTGAAGGGCGTCGCCGGCACGTGGAAGGACCTCACCGACAACGTGAACTCGATGGCGTCGAACCTCACCACCCAGGTGCGCGCCATCGCCGAGGTGACCACCGCGGTCGCGAACGGCGACCTGTCCCGCAAGATCGCCGTCGACGTGCGCGGGGAGATCCTCGAGCTGAAGAACACCATCAACGTGATGGTGGACCAGCTCTCCTCGTTCGCGAGCGAGGTGACGCGCGTGGCGCGCGAGGTGGGCACGGAGGGGAAGCTCGGCGGGCAGGCCGACGTGAAGGGCGTGTCGGGCACCTGGAAGGACCTCACCGACAACGTGAACTCGATGGCGTCGAACCTGACGTCCCAGGTGCGCAACATCGCCGCCGTGACCACCGCCGTCGCCACCGGCGATCTCACGAAGAAGATCACGGTGGACGTCCGCGGCGAGATGCTCGAGCTGAAGAACACCATCAACGTGATGGTGGACCAGCTCTCCTCGTTCGCGAGCGAGGTGACGCGCGTGGCGCGCGAGGTGGGCACGGAGGGGAAGCTCGGCGGGCAGGCCGACGTGAAGGGCGTGTCGGGCACCTGGAAGGACCTCACCGACAACGTGAACTGGATGGCGTCGAACCTCACCGCGCAGGTGCGGGGCATCGCCACCGTGGTCACCGCCGTCGCCGCCGGCGACCTGGGCCGCAAGCTCGCCCTCGAGGCGAAGGGCGAGATCGCCGCCCTGGCCGACACCATCAACGGGATGATCGACACCCTGGCGACCTTCGCGGATCAGGTGACGAACGTCGCGCGCGAGGTGGGCACGGAGGGCAAGCTGGGCGGCCAGGCGCGGGTGCCCGGGGCCGCGGGCGTCTGGCGCGACCTCACCGACAACGTGAACTCGCTCGCCGCGAACCTCACGACGCAGGTGCGCGCCATCGCGGAGGTCGCCACCGCGGTGACGAAGGGGGACCTCACCCGGTCCATCGCGGTGGGGGCGCAGGGCGAGGTCGCCGCCCTGAAGGACAACATCAACCAGATGATCTCCAACCTGCGCGCGACCACGCAGAAGAACACCGAGCAGGACTGGCTGAAGACGAACCTCGCCCGCTTCACCCGCATGCTGCAGGGGCAGCGCGACCTCGAGGCGGTCGGCAAGCTCATCCTGAAGGAGCTCGCGCCGCTGGTGGAGGCGCAGATGGGCGTGTTCTACCTCCTCGAGGAGCAGGGCGGCGAGCGGGTGCTGCAGCTCCTCTCGTCGTTCGCGTTCCGCGAGCGGAAGGGCCTGTCCAACCGGTTCAAGCCGGGGGAGGGGCTCGTCGGGCAGTGCGTGCTGGAGAAGGATCGCATCCTCGTCACCGACCTGCCCGAGGACTACACGCCCATCTCCTCCGGCCTGGGGGAGGGCAAGCCGCGCAGCGTCGTCGTGCTGCCCATCCTGTTCGAGGGCGAGGTGAAGGCGGTCATCGAGCTCGCCTCGTTCCACCGCTTCGGCGAGATCCACCTCGCGTTCCTGGACCAGCTCACCGAGTCGATCGGCATCGTGCTCAACACGATCGCGGCGAGCATGCGCACCGAGGAGCTCCTGAAGCAGTCGCAGTCGCTCGCGGAGGAGCTGCGCGCCCAGCAGGCGGAGCTCACCGACTCGAACCGCCGGCTGGAGCAGCAGGCGAACTCGCTGCAGGCCTCGGAGGACCGCCTCCGCAACCAGCAGGAGGAGCTGCAGCGCACGAACGAGGAGCTCGAGGAGCGCTCGCGGCTGCTGGAGGTGCAGAACGTCGAGGTGGAGCGCAAGAACCGCGAGATCGAGCAGGCGAAGGCGGCGCTGGAGGAGCGCGCCCAGCAGCTCGCCGTCGCCTCGAAGTACAAGTCCGAGTTCCTCGCCAACATGTCGCACGAGCTGCGCACGCCGCTGAACTCGATGCTGGTGCTCTCGAAGCTCCTCTCCGACAACGCCGACGGGAACCTCTCGCCGAAGCAGGTGGACTTCGCCCAGACCATCCACTCCGCCGGCGCGGACCTCCTCGCCCTCATCAACGACATCCTCGACCTGTCCAAGATCGAGTCGGGCGCGATGCAGGTGGACGTGTCGGAGTGCCTGCTCGCCGGCCTGCAGGACTACATCGAGCGGGCGTTCCGGCAGCTGGCCAGCCAGAAGGGCCTGCGCTTCGCGGTGGAGGTGGATCGCCGCACGCCGGGCGCGATCTGGACCGACGAGCGGCGCCTCCAGCAGATCGTGCGGAACCTCCTGTCGAACGCCTTCAAGTTCACCGAGCACGGCGAGGTGGTGGTGCGGATCGCCCCGGCGCGCGGCGGCTGGAGCCGGGACGCCGAGGGGCTGAACGCGGCGGGCTCGGTGCTCGCGCTCTCCGTGCGCGACACGGGCATCGGCATCGCGCCCGAGAAGCAGCGCATCATCTTCGAGGCGTTCCAGCAGGCGGACGGCACGACGAGCCGCAAGTACGGCGGCACCGGGCTCGGGCTCTCCATCAGCCGCGAGCTCGCGAAGCTCCTCGGCGGCGAGCTCGCCGTCGAGTCCTCGCCCGGCAAGGGGAGCACCTTCACGCTGTACCTGCCGGAGGCGCGCCTCGCCGTGCCGGCCGCGCCGCCCAACGTGGCGGTGGCGGTCCCGCGCGCGGCGAGCCGCGACGGCCTGCCGCCCGCCGTGCCGGCCGGGGCGGAGGCGACCTCCGGCCTGCAGCCGCCCGCCTCCCCGGGGTTGGCCGCGAGCGTGGAGCCGCTCGCCGCGAAGGGGATCCTGGTGGTCGTGCCCGACGCGCGGCTCGCCGCGACCGTGGAGGCCGTGGCGCGCGACCGCGGCTTCGCGGTCTGGCAGGCGGACGCCTCCGACGCGGTGCGCACCGCGCGCGAGCGGCGGCCGGACGGCATCGTGATCGAGGTCGGCGCGGCGGCGGGGCCCGAGTGGTCCGTGCTCGAGCGGCTCAAGGAGGACCACGACACGCGCGAGATCCCCCTGCACGTGCTCGCGGCGCCGGCGCCGGCGGCGGAGGAGATGGCCGCGGCCGGCGACGGCGCCTCCGCCCCGCCGCCCGCGCGGGCGGCCGGCGAGCACGCCGCCGACGAGGTGGCGCTGTTCCTCCACCGCGTGGACGCCGAGCTCCCGGAGCGCAAGCGCGCGCTCGTGCGGGCCGCCACGGCGGACACCTCGCTCGTGTCGAAGAAGATCCTCATCGTGGACGACGACGTGCGGAACGTGTTCGCCATCACGGCGCTCCTCGAGCAGCACGGGGCGAGCGTCGTCTACGCGGAGAACGGGCGGCGCGGGCTCGAGGTGCTGAAGGCCAACCCGGGGGTGGACCTCGTCCTCATGGACGTGATGATGCCGGAGCTGGACGGGTACGAGACGATGCGCGCCATCCGCCACCTGCCCGAGTTCGAGCGCCTGCCGATCATCGCGCTCACCGCCAAGGCGATGAAGGGGGACCGCGAGAAGTGCGTCGAGTCCGGCGCCTCCGACTACGTGACGAAGCCGGTGAAGGCCGAGCAGATCCTGTCGCTGCTGCGGGTGTGGCTGTACCGCCGGCCGGAGCCGCGCGGGGAGGCGCGCGTCTGA